One window from the genome of Roseomonas haemaphysalidis encodes:
- the dapA gene encoding 4-hydroxy-tetrahydrodipicolinate synthase has product MFKGSLVALITPMAEDGSLDPKAFQDFCAWQIAEGTQGLIPVGTTGESPTLSHAEHHRVVAMCVEAAGGRVPVIAGTGSNSTEEAIELTRHAKQAGADAALIVTPYYNKPTQEGMFLHFKAIADAVDLPVIIYNIPGRSVVDMSVETMARLAKHPNIVGVKDATANLTRPLHTRAAIGPDFCQLSGEDHTALAFLAAGGHGCISVTANIAPRLCAEMHAAWDKGDLAEAMAIQDRLVPVHDAMFCETSPGPVKYAASLLAKSTAFCRLPMAPVSESTRARVKAAMVSAGLLN; this is encoded by the coding sequence ATGTTCAAGGGATCCCTCGTCGCGCTGATCACGCCGATGGCCGAGGACGGGTCGCTGGACCCGAAAGCCTTTCAGGACTTCTGCGCCTGGCAGATCGCCGAGGGCACGCAGGGGCTGATCCCGGTCGGCACCACCGGCGAAAGCCCGACGCTGTCGCATGCCGAGCACCACCGGGTGGTGGCGATGTGCGTGGAAGCCGCCGGCGGCCGGGTGCCGGTCATCGCCGGCACCGGCAGCAACAGCACGGAAGAAGCCATCGAGCTGACGCGCCATGCCAAGCAGGCGGGGGCGGACGCCGCGCTGATCGTCACGCCCTACTACAACAAGCCGACCCAGGAAGGGATGTTCCTGCATTTCAAGGCCATCGCCGATGCGGTGGACCTGCCGGTCATCATCTACAACATCCCGGGCCGCAGCGTCGTGGACATGTCGGTCGAAACCATGGCGCGCCTGGCCAAGCACCCCAACATCGTCGGCGTCAAGGACGCGACGGCCAACCTGACCCGCCCGCTGCACACCCGCGCCGCCATTGGCCCGGACTTCTGCCAGTTGTCGGGCGAGGACCACACGGCGCTGGCCTTTCTGGCCGCCGGTGGCCATGGCTGCATCAGCGTCACCGCCAACATCGCGCCGCGGCTCTGCGCCGAGATGCATGCCGCCTGGGACAAGGGCGACCTCGCGGAAGCCATGGCCATCCAGGACCGGCTGGTGCCGGTGCACGACGCGATGTTCTGCGAAACCTCGCCCGGGCCGGTGAAGTACGCCGCCAGCCTCCTGGCCAAGTCCACCGCCTTCTGCCGGCTGCCCATGGCGCCGGTGTCGGAATCCACCCGCGCCCGCGTGAAGGCCGCCATGGTCTCCGCCGGCCTGCTGAACTGA
- a CDS encoding lytic transglycosylase domain-containing protein, whose protein sequence is MRRPALPRLRPALLAALLLGAAFPASAQPWASDSSRSAGRAALAAANAGRWPDAQALSTGADPLAAKLVQWMRIQVRGMSSAAEIAAFLAANPDWPMRATLLARAEELLPLLPDDAMVLQLYQNDSPRGLSGAQALAEARQRQGQDPTPVLREAWREANSDALEESVFLSRNAPVLLPGDHRARFERLAWTRQFVPAARVVPLLPPEARGAAELRLALAAEQPDAAVTGRPDDLGVAYEWARLLRRRDRDAEAAAVWRAAEPLQSKLSPEAAKAVWAERQVLSRKLLRLGDAPAALRLAAQHGQVDTADLHDAEFLAGFIALRRLNDPALAAGHFARVGVDSTSVITRSRGHYWRGRAAAAQGRAAEARAHFEEAAALPTSFYGQLAALALGEASPQLAARITGVVPATPSAQAASAFLDRELSRVVVTLADLGDTGRARTFLLRIEDLAPDPGTQVLAARLANRIGRPDHAVWVARRSGIDGVMLLPEGWPVPYPVSGTGLAEPAFIYAISRQESNFDPSAVSPANARGLMQLLPGTAAQVARQIGIPTQAGWLTTQPEHNMQLGAQYLADQITRFGNLALAAAAYNAGPRRVEDWLSTYGDPRIGVAAGGVDMLDWIEQIPFTETRSYVQRVVENAVVYRALDPATAGLDHPLKPWLPVGNAASTTATR, encoded by the coding sequence ATGCGCCGCCCCGCCCTGCCCCGCCTCCGCCCCGCCCTGCTGGCCGCCCTGCTGCTCGGCGCGGCGTTTCCCGCCAGTGCCCAGCCCTGGGCCAGTGACAGCAGCCGCAGCGCCGGCCGGGCCGCGCTGGCCGCCGCTAATGCCGGCCGCTGGCCGGATGCGCAGGCGCTGTCCACCGGCGCTGACCCGCTGGCCGCCAAGCTGGTGCAATGGATGCGCATCCAGGTGCGCGGCATGTCCAGCGCGGCCGAGATCGCCGCCTTTCTGGCCGCCAACCCCGATTGGCCGATGCGCGCCACGCTGCTGGCCCGCGCCGAGGAGCTGCTGCCCCTGCTGCCCGACGACGCCATGGTGCTGCAGCTGTATCAGAACGACAGCCCGCGGGGCCTGTCCGGCGCGCAGGCCCTGGCGGAAGCCCGGCAGCGCCAGGGCCAGGACCCCACGCCGGTTCTGCGCGAAGCCTGGCGCGAAGCCAATTCCGACGCGCTGGAGGAATCCGTCTTCCTCAGCCGCAACGCCCCGGTCCTCCTGCCCGGCGACCATCGCGCGCGGTTCGAGCGGCTGGCCTGGACCCGGCAATTCGTGCCCGCCGCGCGCGTGGTGCCCCTGCTGCCGCCGGAAGCACGCGGCGCGGCCGAGCTGCGGCTGGCCCTCGCGGCGGAACAGCCGGATGCCGCGGTGACGGGGCGGCCCGACGACCTGGGCGTGGCCTATGAGTGGGCACGGCTGCTCCGCCGCCGCGACCGCGATGCCGAGGCCGCAGCCGTGTGGCGTGCCGCCGAGCCGCTGCAGTCCAAACTCTCGCCCGAGGCCGCCAAGGCGGTGTGGGCCGAACGGCAGGTGTTGTCGCGCAAGCTGCTGCGCCTGGGCGATGCCCCCGCCGCGCTGCGCCTTGCCGCCCAGCATGGGCAGGTGGACACGGCGGACCTGCATGATGCCGAGTTCCTGGCCGGCTTCATCGCGCTCCGCCGGCTGAACGACCCGGCGCTGGCCGCCGGGCACTTCGCGCGGGTGGGAGTGGACAGCACCTCCGTCATCACCCGCTCGCGCGGCCATTACTGGCGGGGCCGCGCCGCCGCCGCCCAGGGCCGCGCCGCCGAGGCCCGCGCGCATTTCGAGGAAGCGGCCGCCCTGCCCACCAGCTTCTACGGCCAGTTGGCGGCGCTGGCGCTTGGGGAAGCTTCGCCCCAGCTCGCCGCGCGCATCACCGGCGTGGTGCCCGCCACGCCCTCGGCCCAGGCGGCGAGCGCCTTTCTGGACCGGGAGTTGTCGCGCGTGGTGGTGACGCTGGCGGACCTGGGGGATACCGGCCGCGCCCGCACCTTTCTGCTGCGGATCGAGGATCTGGCGCCTGACCCCGGCACCCAGGTGCTGGCGGCACGGCTGGCCAACCGCATCGGCCGGCCGGACCATGCGGTATGGGTCGCGCGGCGCTCGGGCATCGATGGCGTGATGCTGTTGCCGGAAGGCTGGCCGGTCCCCTACCCGGTGTCCGGAACCGGGCTGGCGGAGCCGGCCTTCATCTACGCCATCAGCCGCCAGGAAAGTAACTTCGACCCCTCCGCCGTTTCGCCGGCCAATGCGCGCGGGCTGATGCAGCTTTTGCCCGGCACGGCGGCGCAGGTGGCGCGGCAGATCGGCATTCCCACCCAGGCCGGCTGGCTGACAACGCAGCCGGAGCACAACATGCAGCTCGGCGCGCAGTACCTGGCCGACCAGATCACCCGGTTCGGCAACCTGGCCCTGGCCGCGGCGGCCTACAACGCGGGTCCGCGCCGGGTGGAGGACTGGCTGTCCACCTATGGCGACCCGCGCATCGGCGTGGCCGCCGGCGGCGTGGACATGCTGGACTGGATCGAGCAGATCCCCTTCACCGAAACCCGAAGCTACGTGCAGCGGGTGGTGGAGAACGCGGTGGTGTACCGCGCGCTGGACCCCGCCACCGCCGGGTTGGACCACCCGCTGAAGCCCTGGCTGCCGGTGGGCAACGCCGCCAGCACCACGGCCACCCGTTGA
- a CDS encoding phosphatidylglycerophosphatase A has protein sequence MSDPALPARATVPAGLPRFIASMGGVGFLRPAPGTWGSLLVLPLAWAGPVACLGLAVLLSAAGWWALGRLQEAKADPGWVVVDEGAGQLIALAALPWAGGAAGVLLAFLLFRAFDILKPGPVGWADRRKGASGVMLDDIIAGALAAGLLLVARWLGVTL, from the coding sequence TTGAGCGACCCGGCGCTGCCGGCGCGGGCCACGGTTCCGGCCGGGCTGCCGCGCTTCATCGCCAGCATGGGGGGCGTCGGGTTCTTGCGGCCGGCGCCGGGCACCTGGGGCTCGCTGCTGGTGTTGCCGCTGGCCTGGGCGGGGCCGGTGGCCTGTCTGGGGCTGGCGGTTCTGCTGTCGGCCGCCGGATGGTGGGCGCTTGGGCGCCTGCAGGAAGCCAAGGCCGACCCTGGCTGGGTGGTGGTGGACGAAGGCGCCGGGCAGCTCATCGCCCTGGCCGCCCTGCCCTGGGCAGGCGGCGCGGCGGGCGTGCTGCTGGCGTTTCTGCTGTTCCGTGCCTTTGACATCCTGAAGCCTGGCCCCGTGGGCTGGGCGGACCGGCGCAAGGGCGCCAGCGGCGTCATGCTGGACGACATCATCGCCGGCGCCCTGGCCGCCGGCTTGCTGCTGGTGGCCCGCTGGCTTGGAGTGACCTTGTAG
- a CDS encoding CinA family protein gives MLPQETLTQAAGLLDLLQARGITLATAESCTGGLVAAAVTAIPGSSATLLGGFVTYSNAAKAKSVGVDPAVIGRLGAVSAEVAAAMAEGAARESGAAMGISTTGIAGPGGATPGKPVGLVFIGVALAGQPARTERHVFPGGRDAVRAATVAAALRMAAAVAAGAEG, from the coding sequence ATGCTGCCCCAAGAAACCCTGACCCAGGCCGCCGGCCTGCTGGACCTGCTGCAAGCGCGCGGCATCACCCTGGCCACTGCCGAATCCTGCACCGGCGGTCTGGTGGCGGCGGCGGTGACGGCCATTCCTGGCTCCTCCGCCACGTTGCTCGGCGGCTTTGTCACCTATTCCAACGCGGCGAAGGCGAAGTCGGTGGGCGTGGACCCGGCGGTGATCGGCCGCCTGGGCGCCGTCTCGGCCGAAGTCGCGGCGGCGATGGCCGAGGGGGCGGCACGCGAGTCGGGCGCCGCCATGGGCATTTCCACCACCGGCATCGCCGGCCCCGGGGGCGCCACGCCGGGCAAGCCGGTGGGGCTAGTGTTCATCGGAGTCGCCCTCGCCGGGCAGCCGGCCCGGACCGAGCGCCACGTGTTCCCCGGCGGCCGCGACGCGGTGCGGGCCGCCACCGTGGCCGCCGCCCTGCGCATGGCCGCCGCTGTTGCCGCTGGCGCCGAAGGCTGA
- the secG gene encoding preprotein translocase subunit SecG: MMTVLLVLHLLVTLALIGVVLLQRSEGGGLGIGSSQGMGSFMTGRGTANLLTRSTGILATLFMVLALAMALLGRGQAQRGSILDLPPGPAIPAQPTSQLPPVTTNPAPAAPAAPAQPGVPTN; this comes from the coding sequence ATGATGACAGTCCTGCTGGTCCTGCACCTTCTCGTCACCCTCGCGCTGATCGGCGTCGTGCTCCTGCAGCGCAGCGAAGGCGGCGGTCTGGGCATCGGTTCCTCCCAGGGCATGGGTTCCTTCATGACCGGGCGCGGCACGGCCAACCTGCTGACGCGCTCCACCGGCATCCTCGCCACGCTGTTCATGGTGCTGGCGCTGGCCATGGCGCTGCTGGGCCGCGGTCAGGCGCAGCGTGGCTCCATCCTCGACCTGCCGCCCGGCCCGGCCATTCCGGCGCAGCCCACCAGCCAGCTGCCGCCGGTGACCACCAACCCGGCGCCCGCGGCCCCCGCCGCGCCGGCGCAGCCGGGCGTGCCGACCAACTGA
- a CDS encoding CTP synthase — translation MTRFVFITGGVVSSLGKGIAAASLAALLQARGHKVRLRKLDPYLNVDPGTMSPYQHGEVFVTDDGAEADLDLGHYERFTGVHATKGDSFTSGRIYADVIAKERRGDYLGGTVQVIPHITDAIKAAATADTDGLDFVLVEVGGTVGDIESLPFLEALRQLHNELGPQRSLFMHLTLVPYIPSAGELKTKPTQHSVKELLGLGIQPQILLCRCDRPIPENERRKIALFCNVRPESVIPALDASSIYAVPLQYHAEGLDREVLRHFGLSVYGDPDLSRWKHIVNRLTNPEGEVNIAVVGKYISLLDAYKSLAEALIHGGIKHGVKVNLQWVDSQVFETPNAVERLEGVHGILVPGGFGERGAEGKIAAVRFAREKKVPFLGICFGMQMAVIEAARNLVGLEHASSTEFGPTDEPLVGLLTEWLRGNDREKRSKEGDLGGTMRLGSYPAALAEGSLVRDVYGAAEITERHRHRYEVNIGYRDRLEQAGLRFSGLSPDGLLPEIVEYPDHPWFIGVQYHPELKSKPFDPHPLFAGFVGAAVKQARLV, via the coding sequence ATGACGCGGTTCGTTTTCATCACCGGCGGCGTGGTTTCCTCCCTCGGCAAGGGCATCGCGGCGGCCAGCCTGGCTGCGCTGCTGCAGGCCCGGGGCCACAAGGTCCGCCTGCGCAAGCTCGACCCCTATCTCAACGTCGATCCGGGCACGATGTCCCCGTATCAGCACGGCGAGGTCTTCGTCACCGACGACGGTGCCGAGGCCGACCTCGACCTCGGCCACTACGAGCGCTTCACCGGCGTGCATGCGACCAAGGGGGACAGCTTCACCTCCGGCCGCATCTACGCCGACGTGATCGCCAAGGAGCGCCGGGGCGACTACCTGGGCGGCACCGTGCAGGTGATCCCGCACATCACCGACGCCATCAAGGCCGCTGCCACCGCCGATACGGACGGACTGGACTTCGTGCTGGTGGAAGTGGGCGGCACGGTGGGCGACATCGAGTCCCTGCCCTTCCTGGAAGCGCTGCGCCAGCTGCACAACGAGCTGGGCCCGCAGCGCAGCCTGTTCATGCACCTGACCCTGGTGCCCTACATCCCTTCCGCCGGCGAGCTGAAGACCAAGCCGACGCAGCATTCCGTGAAGGAACTGCTGGGCCTCGGCATCCAGCCGCAGATCCTGTTGTGCCGCTGCGACCGGCCGATCCCGGAGAACGAGCGCCGCAAGATCGCGCTGTTCTGCAACGTTCGGCCGGAAAGCGTGATTCCGGCGCTGGACGCCTCCTCCATCTACGCCGTGCCGCTGCAGTACCATGCGGAGGGTCTGGACCGTGAGGTGCTGCGCCATTTCGGGCTGTCGGTCTATGGCGACCCGGACCTGTCGCGTTGGAAGCACATCGTCAACCGGCTGACCAACCCGGAAGGCGAGGTCAACATCGCGGTCGTCGGCAAGTACATATCGCTGCTCGACGCCTACAAGTCGCTGGCCGAGGCGCTGATCCACGGCGGCATCAAGCACGGCGTCAAGGTCAACCTGCAATGGGTGGACAGCCAGGTGTTCGAGACGCCCAACGCCGTGGAGCGGTTGGAAGGCGTGCACGGCATCCTGGTGCCGGGCGGCTTCGGCGAGCGCGGCGCGGAAGGCAAGATCGCCGCCGTTCGGTTCGCCCGCGAAAAGAAGGTGCCGTTCCTCGGCATCTGCTTCGGCATGCAGATGGCGGTGATCGAGGCGGCGCGGAACCTCGTGGGGCTGGAGCATGCCTCCTCCACCGAGTTCGGCCCGACCGACGAGCCGCTAGTGGGCCTGCTCACCGAGTGGCTGCGTGGCAATGACCGCGAAAAGCGCAGCAAAGAAGGCGACCTGGGCGGCACCATGCGCCTTGGCTCCTACCCCGCCGCGTTGGCCGAGGGCTCCCTGGTGCGGGACGTTTATGGCGCCGCCGAGATCACCGAGCGCCACCGCCACCGCTACGAGGTGAACATCGGCTACCGCGACCGGCTGGAGCAGGCGGGGCTGCGCTTTTCCGGCCTTTCGCCGGACGGGCTGCTGCCGGAAATCGTGGAATACCCGGATCACCCGTGGTTCATCGGCGTGCAGTACCACCCGGAGCTGAAGTCCAAGCCCTTCGACCCGCATCCGCTGTTCGCGGGCTTCGTGGGTGCCGCGGTGAAGCAGGCCCGGCTGGTCTGA
- the eno gene encoding phosphopyruvate hydratase, whose protein sequence is MTAIADIIAREVLDSRGNPTVEVDVVLESGAMGRAIVPSGASTGAHEAVELRDGDKARFHGKGVQKACANVEGEIFDALSGMDATEQVKIDEAMIALDGTPNKSRLGANAILAVSLATAKAAATYYETPLYRYVGGVFARTLPVPMMNIINGGQHADNPIDIQEFMVMPVAAGTVADAVRIGSEIFASLKKALHDAGHNTNVGDEGGFAPDLKSAEEALNFISKACEAAGHRVGEDVMFALDCASTEFFKGGVYDMEGEGKKLDAGGMVDYLAGLCDRFPIISIEDGCAEDDWEGWKLLTDRLGGKVQLVGDDLFVTNPERLRQGIEKKTANSILVKVNQIGTLTETLEAVEMAHRAGYTAVMSHRSGESEDNTIADLAVATNCGQIKTGSLSRSDRLAKYNQLIRIEQNLGPAARYAGRTILRR, encoded by the coding sequence ATGACCGCCATTGCCGACATCATCGCGCGCGAAGTACTGGATTCGCGCGGCAACCCGACCGTCGAGGTCGATGTCGTGCTGGAATCCGGCGCCATGGGCCGGGCGATCGTGCCGTCCGGCGCCTCCACCGGCGCGCATGAGGCGGTCGAGCTGCGGGACGGCGACAAGGCCCGCTTCCATGGCAAGGGCGTGCAGAAGGCCTGCGCCAATGTCGAGGGCGAGATCTTCGACGCGCTGTCCGGCATGGACGCCACCGAGCAGGTGAAGATCGACGAGGCGATGATCGCCCTCGACGGCACCCCCAACAAGTCGCGGCTCGGCGCCAACGCCATCCTCGCCGTGTCGCTGGCCACCGCCAAGGCGGCGGCGACCTATTACGAGACCCCGCTGTACCGCTATGTCGGCGGCGTCTTCGCCCGCACCCTGCCGGTGCCGATGATGAACATCATCAACGGCGGCCAGCACGCCGACAACCCAATCGACATTCAGGAATTCATGGTGATGCCGGTGGCCGCCGGCACGGTGGCCGACGCCGTCCGCATCGGCTCCGAGATCTTCGCCAGCCTGAAGAAGGCGCTGCACGACGCCGGCCACAACACCAACGTGGGGGACGAGGGCGGCTTCGCCCCCGACCTGAAGTCGGCCGAGGAAGCGTTGAACTTCATCTCCAAGGCCTGCGAGGCCGCCGGCCACCGCGTGGGCGAGGACGTGATGTTCGCGCTCGACTGCGCTTCCACCGAGTTCTTCAAGGGCGGCGTCTACGACATGGAGGGCGAGGGCAAGAAGCTCGACGCCGGCGGCATGGTCGATTACCTGGCCGGCCTGTGCGACCGCTTCCCGATCATTTCCATCGAGGACGGCTGCGCCGAGGACGACTGGGAAGGCTGGAAGCTGCTGACCGACCGCCTGGGCGGCAAGGTGCAGCTGGTGGGCGACGACCTGTTCGTCACCAACCCGGAGCGGCTGCGCCAGGGCATCGAGAAGAAGACCGCCAACTCCATCCTGGTGAAGGTCAACCAGATCGGCACGCTGACCGAGACGCTGGAAGCGGTCGAGATGGCGCATCGCGCCGGCTACACGGCCGTGATGTCGCACCGCTCGGGCGAAAGCGAGGACAACACCATCGCCGACCTCGCCGTCGCCACCAACTGCGGGCAGATCAAGACCGGCTCGCTGTCCCGCTCCGACCGGCTGGCCAAGTACAACCAGCTGATCCGCATCGAGCAGAACCTCGGCCCGGCCGCGCGCTACGCCGGACGCACCATTCTGCGTCGCTGA
- a CDS encoding FtsB family cell division protein yields MRAIKRAFGVLFVPVVFAGLCWHFAWYAVHGPRVGSLAREAKAAEIVVARADLVKAEAERDSMERRVAGLRGDQIDRDQLDERARALLNMVGKDEVVSPYGPGRQLF; encoded by the coding sequence ATGCGGGCGATCAAGCGGGCGTTCGGTGTGCTTTTCGTGCCGGTGGTCTTTGCCGGGCTGTGCTGGCACTTCGCCTGGTACGCGGTGCATGGCCCCCGCGTCGGCTCCCTAGCCCGGGAAGCGAAGGCGGCCGAGATCGTCGTCGCCCGCGCCGACCTGGTGAAGGCCGAAGCCGAGCGCGACAGCATGGAGCGCCGCGTCGCCGGCCTGCGCGGCGACCAGATCGACCGCGACCAGCTCGATGAGCGCGCCCGCGCCCTGCTGAACATGGTGGGCAAGGACGAGGTGGTTTCCCCCTACGGCCCGGGCCGTCAGCTTTTCTGA
- a CDS encoding LysR substrate-binding domain-containing protein, with the protein MTLEQLRIFAAVAEREHVTRAAAALHLTQSAVSAAIRALEARHGIALFHRVGRRIELTEAGRIFRAEAEAVLARAQAAELVLAELGGARRGTLAVQASQTVASYWLPPLLVRFRASHPGVSVRVTAGNTATVVQALLDGAAELGFVEGEVEEPALRQTILATDQLIIVVGLDHPWADGAPLPPSRFGDSAWIMREPGSGTRAALEDLLPSLGIDPAALEVALELPSNEAVLAAVEGGGGAAVVSERAAAPHLAAGLLARAGVRLPPRSFKALRHRERYASGAARALLDLAVQKS; encoded by the coding sequence ATGACCCTGGAACAACTTCGCATCTTCGCTGCCGTGGCGGAGCGCGAGCACGTCACCCGCGCCGCCGCCGCGCTGCATCTGACGCAATCGGCCGTCAGCGCGGCGATCCGTGCCCTGGAAGCCCGGCACGGCATCGCGTTGTTCCACCGCGTCGGCCGCCGCATCGAACTGACAGAGGCGGGGCGAATCTTCCGGGCCGAGGCCGAAGCGGTGCTCGCCCGCGCACAGGCGGCCGAGCTGGTCCTGGCCGAGCTCGGCGGCGCGCGGCGCGGCACCTTGGCGGTGCAGGCCAGCCAGACGGTGGCGAGCTACTGGTTGCCTCCGCTGCTGGTGCGCTTCCGGGCCAGCCACCCCGGGGTCAGCGTCCGCGTCACCGCCGGCAACACCGCGACCGTGGTCCAAGCATTGCTGGACGGGGCGGCCGAGCTGGGCTTCGTGGAAGGCGAGGTGGAGGAGCCGGCGCTGCGGCAGACCATTCTGGCCACCGACCAGCTCATCATCGTGGTCGGTCTGGACCACCCCTGGGCGGATGGTGCGCCGCTGCCGCCATCCCGCTTCGGCGACAGTGCCTGGATCATGCGCGAGCCAGGTTCCGGCACCCGCGCCGCGCTGGAAGACCTGCTGCCCAGCCTAGGTATCGACCCGGCAGCGCTGGAGGTCGCGCTGGAACTGCCGTCCAACGAGGCGGTGCTGGCGGCGGTGGAAGGCGGCGGCGGTGCCGCGGTGGTGTCAGAACGGGCGGCCGCGCCGCATCTGGCCGCCGGCCTGCTGGCCAGGGCAGGGGTGCGCCTGCCACCCCGCAGCTTCAAAGCCCTGCGGCACCGGGAGCGTTATGCCAGCGGAGCCGCGCGGGCGCTGCTGGACCTCGCGGTTCAGAAAAGCTGA
- a CDS encoding YeiH family protein, with translation MSLSLAKGTAFLPERLRVLAPGLLLCIAVVAVAEVLQAAEVVLFGRAWLESLVLAILIGTLVRTLWVPPKSCAPGIAFSAKMLLEIAVMLLGASLSLRAILAAGPMLLVGIAVVVALSLGFSYGIGRLFGLPRKMAVLVACGNSICGNSAIAAAAPVIGANAKDVAAAIAFTAVLGVLVVLGLPLLAPALGLNDLQYGILAGLTVYAVPQVLAATAPVAALSVQMGTLVKLVRVLMLGPVVVGLSLVAGRAGGQKPPLSRLVPWFILGFLALAALRAAGAIPEAALGPISTVAGILTVLSMAALGLGVDVRVVARAGARVSATVVLSLLALGAASIGLIHLLPL, from the coding sequence ATGTCGCTTTCCCTCGCCAAGGGCACCGCGTTCCTGCCCGAGCGGCTGCGCGTTCTGGCGCCGGGTCTCCTGCTGTGCATCGCCGTGGTGGCGGTGGCCGAGGTGCTGCAAGCCGCCGAGGTCGTGCTGTTTGGCCGTGCCTGGCTGGAAAGCCTGGTGCTGGCCATCCTGATCGGCACGCTGGTCCGCACGTTGTGGGTGCCGCCCAAGTCCTGCGCCCCCGGCATCGCATTCAGTGCCAAGATGCTGTTGGAAATCGCGGTGATGCTGCTGGGCGCCTCGCTCAGCCTGCGGGCCATTCTGGCGGCGGGTCCGATGCTGCTGGTCGGCATCGCGGTGGTGGTCGCGCTCAGCCTGGGCTTCAGCTACGGCATCGGCCGGCTGTTTGGCCTGCCGCGGAAGATGGCCGTGCTGGTGGCCTGCGGCAATTCCATCTGCGGCAACTCGGCCATTGCCGCCGCGGCGCCGGTGATCGGCGCCAATGCCAAGGACGTGGCCGCGGCCATCGCCTTCACGGCGGTTCTCGGCGTGCTGGTGGTCCTCGGCCTGCCGCTGCTGGCGCCGGCCCTGGGGCTGAACGACCTGCAATACGGCATCCTGGCCGGGTTGACCGTTTATGCCGTGCCGCAGGTTCTGGCGGCCACCGCCCCGGTGGCAGCCCTCAGCGTGCAGATGGGCACGCTGGTCAAGCTGGTCCGGGTGCTGATGCTCGGCCCGGTGGTGGTCGGCCTGTCGCTGGTGGCCGGGCGCGCGGGGGGGCAGAAGCCGCCGTTGTCGCGTCTGGTGCCCTGGTTCATCCTGGGCTTCCTGGCGCTGGCGGCGCTGCGGGCGGCGGGGGCCATTCCGGAAGCGGCGCTGGGGCCGATCTCAACAGTGGCCGGAATTCTGACCGTACTGTCCATGGCGGCGCTGGGGCTTGGCGTCGATGTGCGGGTGGTGGCCCGCGCGGGCGCGCGGGTCAGCGCGACGGTGGTGCTGTCGCTGCTGGCGCTCGGCGCGGCGAGCATCGGGCTGATTCATTTGCTGCCGTTGTAG
- a CDS encoding amidohydrolase, with amino-acid sequence MDPNLAETLTGWRRHLHANPGLTLNEGITAAFVAEKLRELGVTDIAKNVGGHGVVATLHRPGSNRSVGLRGDMDALPIEENATAEALPWRSTVPNVMHACGHDGHTTALLGAAALLMRDDSWTGTVQLVFQPAEEGGGGAQAMIADGLFQRFPMDRIFGWHNWPGLAAGTVAVHDAAVMAAGNRFQIDIEGHAGHAALPHLARDPIVAAGHAIVACQSIVARALDPMDTGVVSLTTIHGGEAQNQIAARVQIKGSMRYIRDEVGQQIREGLDRVAAGISATFGLQAAASIQSGVPVTANHKAEADMAAEAAGIVTAVRRDLPPAMTGEDFSHFLHHVPGAFVWIGNGPSDGGRELHHPNYDFNDAVLPAASGFLAEVAKRALVKEQD; translated from the coding sequence ATGGACCCCAATCTTGCCGAAACATTGACGGGCTGGCGCCGGCATCTCCACGCCAACCCCGGATTGACCCTGAACGAGGGCATCACCGCCGCCTTCGTGGCGGAAAAGCTGCGGGAACTGGGCGTCACCGACATCGCCAAGAACGTCGGTGGGCACGGGGTGGTCGCCACGCTGCACCGGCCCGGCAGCAACCGCAGCGTCGGCTTGCGCGGCGACATGGACGCCCTGCCCATCGAGGAAAACGCGACGGCCGAGGCGCTGCCCTGGCGCAGCACCGTGCCCAACGTGATGCACGCCTGCGGCCACGATGGCCACACCACCGCCTTGCTCGGCGCCGCGGCCCTGCTGATGCGGGACGACAGCTGGACCGGCACCGTGCAGCTGGTGTTCCAGCCGGCGGAGGAGGGCGGCGGCGGTGCCCAGGCGATGATCGCCGACGGGCTGTTCCAGCGCTTTCCGATGGACCGCATCTTCGGCTGGCACAACTGGCCCGGCCTTGCCGCCGGCACGGTGGCGGTGCACGACGCCGCCGTGATGGCCGCCGGCAACCGGTTCCAGATCGACATCGAGGGCCATGCCGGCCACGCCGCCTTGCCGCACCTGGCGCGCGACCCGATCGTCGCGGCCGGCCACGCCATCGTCGCCTGCCAGTCGATCGTGGCCCGGGCCCTCGACCCGATGGATACCGGCGTAGTCAGCCTGACCACGATCCATGGCGGCGAGGCGCAGAACCAGATCGCGGCCCGCGTCCAGATCAAGGGCAGCATGCGCTACATCCGCGACGAGGTCGGGCAGCAGATCCGCGAAGGGCTGGACCGCGTGGCCGCCGGCATCTCGGCGACCTTTGGCCTCCAGGCGGCGGCAAGCATCCAGTCCGGCGTGCCGGTGACGGCCAATCACAAGGCGGAAGCCGACATGGCGGCGGAAGCGGCGGGCATCGTGACGGCGGTGCGGCGCGACCTGCCGCCGGCCATGACCGGCGAAGACTTCTCGCACTTCCTGCACCATGTTCCCGGTGCCTTTGTCTGGATCGGCAATGGCCCGTCCGACGGTGGCCGGGAGCTGCACCACCCCAACTACGACTTCAACGATGCCGTGCTTCCCGCAGCCAGTGGCTTTCTCGCGGAAGTGGCCAAGCGGGCCCTGGTGAAGGAACAGGACTGA